Proteins encoded by one window of Acidipropionibacterium virtanenii:
- the groES gene encoding co-chaperone GroES: MATTIKPLEDRVLVQPLEAEQTTASGLVIPDTAKEKPQEGRVIAAGPGRVDDKGTRVPMDVKENDVVIFSKYGGTEVKYNGEEYLLLNARDILAIVEK, encoded by the coding sequence GTGGCAACCACGATCAAGCCGCTCGAGGACCGCGTCCTCGTCCAGCCTCTCGAGGCCGAGCAGACCACCGCTTCCGGACTCGTTATCCCGGACACCGCCAAGGAGAAGCCGCAGGAGGGCCGCGTCATCGCAGCCGGCCCCGGCCGTGTTGACGACAAGGGCACCCGTGTCCCCATGGACGTCAAGGAGAACGACGTCGTCATCTTCTCCAAGTACGGCGGCACCGAGGTCAAGTACAACGGCGAGGAGTACCTGCTCCTCAACGCCCGCGACATCCTCGCGATCGTCGAGAAGTGA
- a CDS encoding DUF7134 domain-containing protein, translating to MISAGLCGLYLLRRRRPVAVFVAMSSVAGVQAVLGAGVMVSDVMLALGLYNVASRARDPVPHRPGEWAGHQSHATGQWHRRTTC from the coding sequence GTGATCTCGGCAGGCTTGTGCGGCTTGTACCTGTTGCGCCGTCGGCGTCCGGTCGCCGTGTTCGTGGCCATGTCGAGCGTCGCTGGGGTGCAGGCCGTTCTGGGCGCGGGGGTGATGGTCTCCGACGTCATGCTGGCGCTGGGGCTGTATAACGTGGCCAGTCGGGCCCGGGACCCGGTTCCGCATCGGCCGGGGGAATGGGCTGGCCACCAGAGCCACGCAACTGGGCAGTGGCACCGTCGCACCACATGCTGA
- a CDS encoding PspC domain-containing protein yields the protein MSNKLTRPQEGRMIGGVCAGIARSLDLDVTLVRIVTAALVIFAGAGPLAYVVAWAIIPNETTGSSFAEDATAQAKESWANRSQPRHPQSPDESTGESFDPYKES from the coding sequence ATGAGCAACAAACTGACCCGTCCCCAGGAAGGCCGCATGATCGGCGGAGTCTGCGCAGGAATTGCACGCAGCCTCGACCTCGACGTCACCCTCGTCCGCATCGTCACCGCCGCGCTGGTGATCTTCGCCGGCGCCGGACCGCTGGCCTACGTGGTGGCCTGGGCCATCATCCCCAATGAGACGACCGGCTCCAGCTTCGCCGAGGACGCCACCGCACAGGCCAAGGAGTCCTGGGCGAACCGGAGCCAGCCCCGGCACCCGCAGAGCCCCGACGAGTCGACCGGCGAGTCCTTCGATCCGTACAAGGAGTCATGA
- a CDS encoding SIMPL domain-containing protein — translation MIITVKGTFTLSLPAERGTVRLTSGAEGDDRAVVTRAATGTTEELRYQLVDLEESGAATWYSVGAQTTQAWRPYNSEGIVMPIRYRTSSAIEVKFADFSALSRWGTRWAETRGLSVDEVEWTLTEKTRDRVADEVLTGAVRDATHRAEVLAKAAGQQTPRALAVADPGLLNDVSAVAPGGDLEPAGYRARAMAATGAPGGESVKLSPADIAVSATVHARFQV, via the coding sequence ATGATCATCACCGTGAAGGGAACCTTCACGCTCAGCCTTCCGGCCGAACGTGGCACCGTGCGACTCACCTCCGGCGCGGAGGGGGACGACCGCGCAGTGGTCACCCGGGCGGCGACCGGCACGACCGAGGAGCTGCGGTACCAGCTCGTCGATCTCGAGGAGAGCGGCGCGGCCACCTGGTACTCGGTGGGGGCGCAGACCACCCAGGCCTGGCGACCGTACAACAGTGAGGGCATCGTGATGCCGATCCGTTATCGGACCTCGTCGGCGATCGAGGTGAAGTTCGCCGACTTCTCCGCCCTGTCGAGGTGGGGGACGCGGTGGGCCGAGACCCGCGGCCTGTCGGTCGATGAGGTCGAATGGACCCTCACCGAGAAGACCCGCGACCGGGTGGCCGATGAGGTGCTCACCGGGGCGGTGCGCGACGCCACCCACCGCGCGGAGGTGCTGGCGAAGGCCGCCGGGCAGCAGACTCCGCGGGCGCTGGCGGTCGCCGATCCCGGGCTGCTGAACGATGTGTCCGCAGTCGCGCCCGGAGGCGACCTCGAACCCGCGGGGTACCGCGCCCGGGCGATGGCCGCGACGGGGGCTCCCGGGGGCGAGTCGGTGAAACTCTCCCCCGCCGACATCGCCGTCAGTGCCACCGTGCACGCCCGGTTCCAGGTGTGA
- the cysE gene encoding serine O-acetyltransferase gives MTQRPLRERLQMVRERMSEDLDAAMREDPAATSRFLVAISYQGVHAIWSHRIAHLIWTRTPALRPLARLMSQASRHWTGIEIHPGATIGRRFFIDHGMGVVIGETAIVGDDVLMYHQVTLGGRARGRFKRHPTVGDRVLLGAGAKVIGDITVGDDAKIGANALVVKDVAPGSVIVGIPSVVHSGDVIA, from the coding sequence ATGACACAACGACCCCTGCGTGAGCGTCTCCAGATGGTCCGGGAACGGATGTCAGAGGATCTCGACGCGGCGATGCGGGAGGATCCGGCCGCCACCTCGCGGTTCCTGGTGGCCATCTCCTACCAGGGGGTGCATGCCATCTGGTCCCACCGGATCGCCCATCTGATCTGGACGCGAACCCCCGCGCTGAGACCGCTCGCCCGGTTGATGTCGCAGGCCTCCCGGCATTGGACGGGAATCGAGATCCATCCCGGCGCCACCATCGGCCGACGCTTCTTCATCGATCACGGGATGGGAGTCGTCATCGGCGAGACCGCGATCGTCGGGGATGACGTGCTCATGTATCACCAGGTGACACTCGGCGGGCGGGCCCGTGGACGCTTCAAGCGGCATCCCACTGTGGGCGACCGCGTGCTGCTGGGCGCCGGAGCCAAGGTGATCGGCGACATCACGGTCGGCGATGACGCCAAGATCGGGGCCAATGCCCTGGTGGTCAAGGACGTCGCCCCAGGATCGGTGATAGTCGGCATCCCGAGCGTGGTGCACTCCGGGGACGTCATCGCATAG
- the guaB gene encoding IMP dehydrogenase, protein MSAADPGRSPLEEIAPLALTFDDVLLQPVESNVIPSEVDTGTLVSRNIRIAIPLVSAAMDTVTETRMAVSMAREGGLGILHRNLSIADQAHMVDQVKRSEAGMIDEPITIGPDATLAAAEELCHTYRISGVPVVDERTRLLGIITNRDMRFEEDPARPIRDVMTAMPLVTAPVGTAPADALRLLAAHKIEKLPLVDSDGRLKGLFTLKDFVKSDQYPRATKDPQGRLRVGAAIGFFGDSWERAMALVEEGVDLIVVDTAHGHTQGVLDMIARLKHEKRAAGVDIVGGNIATYKGARALCEAGADGVKVGIGPGSICTTRVVAGVGVPQVTAIVDATRAARPHGVPVIGDGGLQYSGDIAKAIVAGASTVMLGSLLAGCEESPGDLVFINGKQFKSYRGMGSMGAMSARGEKLSYSKDRYFQGDVSSNDKIIPEGIEGQVAYRGPLGNVAYQLVGGLRQAMFYTGARNIDEMHAKGHFVRITSAGLRESHPHDIQMTVEAPNYSGR, encoded by the coding sequence ATGTCCGCCGCGGACCCCGGACGCAGCCCCCTCGAGGAGATCGCGCCCCTGGCGCTGACCTTCGATGACGTGCTTCTGCAGCCGGTGGAGAGCAACGTCATCCCCTCCGAGGTGGACACCGGGACGCTGGTGTCCCGCAATATCCGGATCGCCATTCCCCTTGTCAGCGCGGCGATGGACACCGTCACCGAGACGCGGATGGCCGTCTCGATGGCCCGCGAGGGAGGCCTGGGCATCCTGCACCGCAACCTGTCGATCGCCGACCAGGCCCACATGGTCGACCAGGTGAAGCGGTCCGAGGCCGGCATGATCGACGAGCCGATCACCATCGGCCCCGACGCCACCCTCGCCGCGGCCGAGGAGCTGTGCCACACCTACCGGATCTCCGGGGTCCCCGTGGTCGACGAGCGCACCCGCCTGCTGGGCATCATCACCAACCGGGACATGCGCTTCGAGGAGGACCCGGCCCGCCCGATCCGCGACGTCATGACGGCGATGCCGCTGGTGACCGCCCCGGTCGGCACCGCCCCCGCCGACGCCCTCAGGCTCCTGGCCGCCCACAAGATCGAGAAGCTGCCCCTGGTCGATTCCGACGGCAGGCTCAAGGGGCTGTTCACCCTCAAGGACTTCGTGAAGTCCGACCAGTACCCCCGGGCCACCAAGGACCCCCAGGGCAGGCTGCGGGTGGGCGCAGCGATCGGGTTCTTCGGGGACTCGTGGGAGCGGGCCATGGCCCTGGTGGAGGAAGGCGTCGATCTCATCGTCGTCGACACCGCGCACGGCCACACCCAGGGCGTCCTCGACATGATCGCCCGGCTCAAGCACGAGAAGCGGGCCGCCGGGGTCGACATCGTCGGCGGCAACATCGCCACCTACAAGGGCGCCAGGGCACTGTGCGAGGCCGGGGCCGACGGCGTCAAGGTCGGCATCGGGCCCGGATCGATCTGCACCACCCGGGTGGTGGCCGGCGTCGGCGTGCCCCAGGTGACCGCCATCGTCGACGCCACCCGGGCCGCACGGCCCCACGGCGTGCCGGTGATCGGCGACGGCGGCCTTCAGTACTCCGGCGACATCGCCAAGGCCATCGTGGCCGGGGCCTCCACCGTCATGCTCGGCTCCCTGCTGGCCGGATGCGAGGAGTCCCCCGGGGACCTCGTCTTCATCAACGGCAAGCAGTTCAAGAGCTACCGCGGCATGGGATCGATGGGTGCCATGTCGGCGCGCGGGGAGAAGCTGTCCTACTCCAAGGACCGCTACTTCCAGGGCGACGTCTCCTCCAACGACAAGATCATCCCGGAGGGCATCGAGGGCCAGGTGGCCTATCGGGGGCCGCTCGGCAACGTGGCGTACCAGCTGGTCGGCGGGCTGCGCCAAGCCATGTTCTACACCGGCGCGCGCAACATCGACGAGATGCACGCCAAGGGCCACTTCGTGAGAATCACCTCCGCCGGCCTGCGCGAGTCCCACCCGCACGACATCCAGATGACTGTCGAGGCCCCCAACTACTCCGGCCGCTGA
- a CDS encoding chorismate mutase — MSEVHPELAELRNSIDNMDAALIHLLAERFKITQRVGVLKATQGLPPADPEREKEQVARLRRLAEASHLDPEFAEKFISFIVAEVVRHHADIAEAHQRIDPSV, encoded by the coding sequence ATGAGCGAGGTGCACCCGGAACTGGCTGAGCTGCGCAACAGCATCGACAATATGGACGCGGCTCTGATCCATCTGCTCGCGGAGCGGTTCAAGATCACCCAACGGGTCGGTGTGCTCAAGGCCACGCAGGGGCTGCCGCCGGCGGATCCGGAGCGCGAGAAGGAGCAGGTCGCCCGGCTGCGCCGGCTAGCGGAGGCGTCCCATCTGGACCCCGAGTTCGCGGAGAAGTTCATCAGTTTCATCGTCGCCGAAGTGGTGCGCCACCACGCCGATATCGCCGAGGCCCACCAGAGGATCGACCCTTCGGTCTGA
- a CDS encoding GuaB3 family IMP dehydrogenase-related protein — protein MYDIGRSKRATRAYGLDDVSIVPSRRTRDTDQVSLDWRIDALTFDFPIMAAPMDSVMSPRTAIEFGRLGGLGVLNLEGLWTRYEDPSGLLEELAGIDDPLAATHRMQEIYAEPIKKELITERMSQIRAAGVPVAGSLSPKNASQFADVVEKAGVDFFVIRGTTVSAEHVSDRSDVLDLRKFIYDLDVPVIVGGCATYQTALHLMRTGAAGVLVGFGGGAAHTTRQVLGIEVPMASAIADVAEARRDYMDESGGRYVHVIADGSVGRSGDIAKAIACGADAVMVGSPLARAKEAPGQGWHWGSEAWHGTLPRGERVRFDSVGTLAEVVNGPSRIPDGTMNLVGGLRQSMATTGYSDVKSFQRIELILH, from the coding sequence ATGTACGACATCGGACGAAGCAAGCGCGCGACGAGGGCCTACGGACTCGACGACGTCTCCATCGTGCCCTCCAGGCGTACCCGGGACACCGATCAGGTGAGCCTCGACTGGCGGATCGACGCCCTCACCTTCGACTTCCCGATCATGGCGGCTCCGATGGACTCGGTGATGAGCCCCCGGACCGCCATCGAGTTCGGACGGCTCGGCGGACTGGGCGTGCTCAACCTCGAGGGCCTGTGGACCCGGTACGAGGACCCGAGCGGCCTGCTGGAGGAACTCGCCGGCATCGACGACCCGCTGGCGGCGACCCACCGGATGCAGGAGATCTACGCCGAACCGATCAAGAAGGAGCTCATCACCGAGCGGATGTCTCAGATCCGGGCGGCCGGGGTCCCGGTGGCAGGGTCGCTGTCGCCGAAGAACGCTTCCCAGTTCGCCGACGTCGTGGAGAAGGCCGGGGTGGACTTCTTCGTCATCCGCGGCACCACCGTCTCGGCCGAGCACGTATCAGACCGCTCCGACGTGCTCGACCTGCGCAAGTTCATCTACGACCTCGACGTGCCCGTCATCGTGGGCGGCTGCGCCACCTACCAGACGGCCCTGCACCTGATGCGCACCGGCGCGGCCGGCGTCCTCGTCGGGTTCGGCGGCGGGGCGGCCCACACCACCCGCCAGGTGCTGGGCATCGAGGTGCCGATGGCCTCGGCGATCGCCGATGTGGCCGAGGCCCGGCGCGACTACATGGACGAGTCCGGCGGGCGCTACGTCCACGTCATCGCCGACGGATCGGTGGGGCGGTCCGGTGACATCGCCAAGGCGATCGCCTGCGGGGCCGACGCCGTGATGGTCGGATCGCCGCTGGCACGGGCGAAGGAGGCTCCCGGGCAGGGCTGGCACTGGGGTTCCGAGGCCTGGCACGGCACCCTGCCGCGCGGCGAACGGGTGCGTTTCGACTCGGTGGGCACGCTGGCGGAGGTGGTCAACGGGCCGTCGCGGATTCCCGACGGCACCATGAATCTGGTCGGCGGGCTCCGCCAGTCGATGGCCACCACCGGCTACTCCGACGTCAAGTCGTTCCAGCGGATCGAGCTGATCCTGCACTGA
- the guaA gene encoding glutamine-hydrolyzing GMP synthase: MEQLHDVVLVVDYGAQYSQLIARRVREAAVYSEIVPHTMPVSQMLAKDPAAIILSGGPSSVYADGAPQLDADLFSAGVPVMGICYGFQAMAQALGGHVAQTGTSEYGRTSLCITAPGHLLSRIPHTISVWMSHGDSVERAPEGFTTLARTAGAPVAAFEDVERKLVGVQWHPEVMHSESGQAVMEHFLFDVAGCRPDWTASSIVGDQISRIRAQVGDRRVICGLSGGVDSAVAAALVQRAVGDQLTCVFVDHGLLRKGEAEQVKHDFVDSTGADLVVADESERFLEALAGVSDPEQKRKIIGREFIRAFEARARVLNDGQPVDFLVQGTLYPDVVESGGGDGAANIKSHHNVGGLPDDLQFSLVEPLRTLFKDEVRAVGLELGLPEEIVWRQPFPGPGLAIRIIGEVTHDRLEVLREADAIAREELGAAGLNRRIWQCPVVLLADVHSVGVQGDGRTYGSPIVLRPVTSEDAMTADWARVPFDVLEKISTRITNACPQINRVAIDITSKPPATIEWE; the protein is encoded by the coding sequence ATGGAACAACTCCATGATGTCGTCCTGGTCGTCGACTACGGCGCCCAGTATTCCCAACTCATCGCCCGCCGGGTCCGTGAGGCCGCCGTCTATTCGGAGATCGTCCCGCACACGATGCCGGTCTCGCAGATGCTGGCCAAGGACCCCGCCGCCATCATCCTGTCGGGTGGTCCGAGCTCGGTGTACGCCGACGGGGCCCCGCAGCTGGATGCGGATCTGTTCTCAGCGGGTGTGCCCGTGATGGGCATCTGCTACGGATTCCAGGCGATGGCTCAAGCTCTGGGCGGGCATGTGGCGCAGACCGGAACCAGCGAGTACGGCCGCACCAGTCTGTGCATCACCGCTCCGGGTCATCTGCTCTCACGGATCCCGCACACCATCAGCGTGTGGATGAGTCATGGTGACTCCGTCGAGCGGGCTCCCGAGGGGTTCACGACCCTGGCCCGCACCGCGGGCGCCCCCGTGGCTGCCTTCGAGGACGTCGAGCGCAAGCTGGTGGGCGTCCAGTGGCATCCCGAGGTGATGCACTCGGAGTCCGGCCAGGCGGTCATGGAGCACTTCCTCTTCGACGTGGCCGGATGCCGGCCCGACTGGACGGCGTCCAGCATCGTCGGCGATCAGATCAGCAGGATCCGCGCCCAGGTGGGGGATCGCCGGGTGATCTGCGGGCTGTCCGGAGGGGTCGACTCGGCGGTGGCCGCCGCCCTGGTGCAGCGCGCCGTCGGCGACCAGCTCACCTGCGTCTTCGTCGATCACGGACTGCTGCGCAAGGGCGAGGCGGAGCAGGTCAAGCATGATTTCGTCGATTCCACCGGAGCCGATCTCGTCGTCGCCGATGAGTCCGAGCGCTTCCTCGAGGCGCTGGCCGGGGTCAGCGATCCGGAACAGAAGCGCAAGATCATCGGCCGCGAGTTCATCCGGGCCTTCGAGGCTCGGGCCCGCGTGCTCAACGACGGCCAGCCCGTCGACTTCCTGGTCCAGGGCACTCTCTATCCCGATGTCGTGGAGTCCGGCGGCGGGGACGGTGCCGCCAACATCAAGAGTCATCACAATGTGGGCGGTCTTCCCGACGATCTTCAGTTCTCCCTGGTCGAGCCGCTGCGCACCTTGTTCAAGGACGAGGTGCGGGCGGTCGGTCTGGAGCTCGGGCTGCCCGAGGAGATCGTGTGGCGCCAGCCCTTCCCCGGTCCCGGTCTGGCTATCAGGATCATCGGCGAGGTCACGCACGACCGGCTCGAGGTGCTGCGCGAGGCCGACGCCATCGCCCGCGAGGAACTCGGCGCGGCCGGGCTCAACCGCAGGATCTGGCAGTGTCCCGTGGTGCTGCTCGCCGATGTGCACTCGGTCGGGGTCCAGGGCGACGGGCGAACCTACGGATCCCCGATCGTGCTGCGCCCGGTGACGAGTGAGGACGCCATGACCGCTGACTGGGCGCGGGTGCCCTTCGATGTTCTCGAGAAGATCTCGACCCGCATCACCAACGCCTGCCCGCAGATCAACCGGGTGGCGATCGACATCACCAGCAAGCCGCCGGCCACCATCGAGTGGGAGTAG
- the groL gene encoding chaperonin GroEL (60 kDa chaperone family; promotes refolding of misfolded polypeptides especially under stressful conditions; forms two stacked rings of heptamers to form a barrel-shaped 14mer; ends can be capped by GroES; misfolded proteins enter the barrel where they are refolded when GroES binds): MAAKQLQFDEEARRSLERGVDTLANTVKVTLGPKGRYVVLDKQYGAPTITNDGVTVAKEVDLTDPYENLGAQLAKEVATKTNDVAGDGTTTATVLAQSLVHEGLRAVASGANPVGLKRGIDQAVTAVVDELKSISRAVETTADMASVATISSRDEQIGELIAEAFDKVGKDGVITVDESQTFGTELEFTEGMQFDKGYLSPYMVTDQDRMEAVLEDPYILINSGKISSMNDLLPLLEKVIGVRGTLFIVAEDVDGEALSTLVVNKIKGTFNSVAVKAPAFGDRRKAMLQDIATLTGGQVVAPEVGLKLDQVGLEVLGRAKKVVVSKDDTTIVDGAGSTEDVAGRVAQLRAEYDASDSDWDREKIQERIAKLAGGVCVIRVGAATEVELNEKKHRIEDAVSATRAAIEEGIVAGGGSALVHSARVLSGGLGLTGDEKAGVQIVEKAVREPLRWIAENGGEPGYVVVSKVAELEPGHGYNGRTDEYVDLIADGVIDPVKVTRSALANAASIASLLLTTETLVVDKPEDDDEK; encoded by the coding sequence ATGGCAGCCAAGCAGCTTCAGTTCGACGAGGAGGCCCGCCGCTCCCTTGAGCGCGGCGTCGACACCCTCGCCAACACCGTCAAGGTGACGCTGGGCCCCAAGGGCCGTTACGTCGTCCTCGACAAGCAGTACGGTGCACCGACCATCACCAACGACGGCGTGACCGTCGCCAAGGAGGTCGACCTCACCGATCCGTACGAGAACCTCGGCGCCCAGCTGGCCAAGGAGGTCGCCACCAAGACCAACGATGTGGCCGGCGACGGCACCACCACCGCCACGGTGCTGGCCCAGTCCCTGGTCCATGAGGGTCTTCGCGCGGTCGCCTCCGGGGCCAACCCGGTCGGGCTCAAGCGCGGCATCGATCAGGCGGTCACCGCCGTCGTCGACGAGCTCAAGTCCATCTCGCGCGCTGTGGAGACCACCGCCGACATGGCGAGCGTCGCCACCATCTCCAGCCGTGACGAGCAGATCGGCGAGCTCATCGCCGAGGCCTTCGACAAGGTGGGCAAGGACGGCGTCATCACCGTTGACGAGTCCCAGACCTTCGGCACCGAGCTCGAGTTCACCGAGGGCATGCAGTTCGACAAGGGCTACCTGTCCCCGTACATGGTGACCGATCAGGACCGCATGGAGGCCGTGCTCGAGGACCCCTACATCCTCATCAACTCCGGCAAGATCTCGTCGATGAACGATCTCCTGCCGCTGCTGGAGAAGGTCATCGGGGTTCGCGGCACGCTCTTCATCGTGGCCGAGGACGTCGACGGGGAGGCCCTGTCCACCCTGGTCGTCAACAAGATCAAGGGCACCTTCAACTCGGTGGCCGTCAAGGCTCCGGCCTTCGGCGACCGCCGCAAGGCCATGCTGCAGGACATCGCCACCCTCACCGGCGGCCAGGTCGTCGCCCCCGAGGTCGGCCTCAAGCTCGACCAGGTGGGCCTGGAGGTGCTCGGCCGCGCCAAGAAGGTGGTCGTCTCCAAGGACGACACCACCATCGTCGACGGCGCCGGCTCCACCGAGGACGTCGCCGGTCGTGTGGCCCAGCTGCGCGCCGAGTACGACGCCTCTGATTCCGACTGGGATCGCGAGAAGATCCAGGAGCGGATCGCCAAGCTCGCCGGCGGGGTCTGCGTCATCCGCGTGGGTGCCGCCACCGAGGTGGAGCTCAACGAGAAGAAGCACCGCATCGAGGACGCCGTCTCGGCCACCCGCGCGGCCATCGAGGAGGGCATCGTCGCCGGCGGCGGCTCGGCTCTCGTCCACTCAGCCCGCGTGCTCTCCGGCGGCCTCGGCCTGACCGGCGATGAGAAGGCCGGAGTCCAGATCGTCGAGAAGGCCGTGCGCGAGCCGCTGCGCTGGATCGCCGAGAACGGCGGGGAGCCCGGCTATGTCGTGGTCTCCAAGGTCGCCGAGCTGGAGCCCGGGCACGGCTACAACGGCAGGACCGACGAGTACGTCGACCTCATCGCCGACGGCGTCATCGACCCGGTGAAGGTCACCCGCTCCGCGCTGGCCAACGCCGCCTCGATCGCCTCTCTGCTGCTCACCACCGAGACCCTGGTGGTGGACAAGCCCGAGGATGACGACGAGAAGTGA
- the mptB gene encoding polyprenol phosphomannose-dependent alpha 1,6 mannosyltransferase MptB — translation MPLTARRRRLVEVLAVGFAGSGLMAWWAWLDEEPGHPEQLHGIQIGPWLLGLLGLVLLLTAWLRSASLKSRRGLTAACWSTPMLVTRPMLSQDSWAYAAQGWLLAHGHNPYLVAQGQAGPMAAHVDWHWSGTTAVYPPGSLWIQAAMTALAANHPYWSILAMRIPAVVAMVVIAVAVARMARMTGADPQLALWLIVTNPLVLLNIIGGAHNDGLQVAIALVALWSGWSLARARRPWLGLLAGGALVGLAGTIKQPGVLAGLGLVALVHRQVVTDGGRDTWRALVGRTLTGAVAAIAVFTGVSAIGGLGLGWLNDTAGTPASVTSDSLIAMTVQVIGWTGIPVARLVGPATTISLVLTAAAIIWCWARWGPVPGYRAAAGSRPLALQAAALAAFAICGASLQPWYLIGALAVLSLTPLTRRLTAGLVVAGVLGSGLCFLQWFSSPFLALPVAILTWLVVWLPARGHQWWESVAAAASGDPMRAGERVEAGGASGLG, via the coding sequence ATGCCCCTGACTGCCCGCCGACGCCGCCTCGTCGAGGTCCTCGCGGTCGGCTTCGCCGGGTCGGGACTGATGGCCTGGTGGGCGTGGCTGGACGAGGAGCCGGGCCATCCCGAACAGCTTCACGGCATCCAGATCGGACCCTGGCTGCTCGGCCTGCTCGGCCTGGTGTTGCTCCTGACGGCATGGTTGCGCTCGGCCTCGCTGAAGAGCCGACGCGGGCTCACCGCGGCATGCTGGTCGACACCCATGCTCGTCACCCGGCCGATGCTCAGCCAGGACTCCTGGGCCTACGCGGCTCAGGGCTGGCTGCTGGCCCACGGGCACAACCCCTACCTGGTGGCCCAGGGGCAGGCCGGCCCGATGGCCGCCCATGTCGACTGGCACTGGAGCGGCACCACGGCCGTCTACCCGCCGGGCAGTTTGTGGATCCAGGCGGCCATGACCGCCCTGGCGGCGAACCATCCCTACTGGTCGATCCTGGCGATGCGCATTCCGGCGGTGGTGGCGATGGTCGTCATCGCCGTGGCGGTGGCCCGGATGGCCCGGATGACCGGGGCGGACCCTCAGCTGGCCCTGTGGCTGATCGTCACCAACCCTCTCGTGCTGCTCAACATCATCGGCGGGGCACACAACGACGGCCTCCAGGTGGCCATCGCCCTGGTCGCCCTGTGGTCCGGGTGGTCACTGGCCCGGGCACGACGGCCGTGGCTCGGCCTGCTGGCAGGAGGAGCCCTGGTCGGGTTGGCGGGGACGATCAAGCAGCCCGGGGTGCTGGCGGGCCTGGGGCTGGTGGCACTGGTGCACCGGCAGGTGGTGACCGATGGCGGACGCGACACCTGGCGGGCCCTGGTCGGGCGCACCCTGACCGGGGCCGTGGCCGCGATCGCGGTCTTCACAGGGGTGTCGGCCATCGGCGGGCTCGGGCTGGGGTGGCTCAACGACACCGCCGGGACCCCGGCCTCGGTGACCAGCGACTCACTCATCGCGATGACGGTCCAGGTGATCGGATGGACCGGAATCCCGGTTGCCCGGCTCGTCGGACCCGCCACGACGATCAGCCTGGTGCTCACGGCCGCGGCGATCATCTGGTGCTGGGCCCGATGGGGTCCTGTACCCGGGTACCGGGCGGCGGCCGGCAGCCGGCCGCTGGCACTCCAGGCGGCTGCCCTCGCCGCCTTCGCGATCTGCGGGGCGAGCCTGCAGCCCTGGTATCTCATCGGGGCGCTGGCCGTTCTCAGCCTCACTCCGCTGACCAGGCGTCTCACCGCCGGCCTGGTCGTGGCCGGCGTTCTGGGCTCCGGGCTGTGCTTCCTGCAGTGGTTCTCCTCACCCTTCCTCGCACTTCCCGTCGCGATCCTGACCTGGCTGGTGGTATGGCTTCCGGCCCGGGGGCATCAATGGTGGGAGTCGGTGGCCGCGGCCGCCTCCGGAGACCCGATGAGGGCCGGTGAGAGGGTCGAGGCGGGCGGCGCCTCAGGACTAGGATGA